A single window of Microbispora hainanensis DNA harbors:
- a CDS encoding nitrite/sulfite reductase has translation MSTPARPANRHHKRPRGEGQWALGYREPLNKNEENKKADDGLNVRQRIIDIYSKRGFDSIDPADLRGRFRWFGLYTQRKPGIDGGKTAILEPEELDDRYFMLRVRIDGGQLSLEQLRVIADISNEYARGTADITDRQNIQLHWIDIESVPDIWQRLEAVGLSTTEACGDTPRVILGCPLAGIDAGEVIDGTAQIREIYDRYIGDKAFSNLPRKFKTAVSGCTAHCTVHEINDVAFVGVVNEQGEHGFDVWVGGGLSTNPMFAKRLGAFVRPEQVHEVWAGVAGIFRDYGYRRLRHRARIKFLVNDWGAEKFREVLETEYLKYALPDGPAPEAPRGGRRDHVGVHPQRDGNFYVGFAPRVGRVDGDTLHRIADIAERHGSTRVRTTVEQKMVILDVAPDKVESIVAELEAADLQVNPSTFRRQTMACTGIEYCKLAIVETKATASALIDELERRLPDFAEPLTINVNGCPNSCARIQVADIGLKGQLVVNDKGEQVEGFQVHLGGSVGLNPSFGRKVRGLKTTAEDLPDYVERVVRNYEKQKNAGETFAQWVQRADEADLK, from the coding sequence ATGAGCACCCCGGCCCGCCCGGCGAACCGCCACCACAAGCGCCCGCGCGGCGAAGGTCAGTGGGCTCTCGGTTACCGTGAGCCGCTGAACAAGAACGAGGAGAACAAGAAGGCCGATGACGGGCTGAACGTCCGCCAGCGGATCATCGACATCTACTCCAAGCGCGGCTTCGACTCCATCGACCCCGCCGACCTGCGCGGCCGGTTCCGCTGGTTCGGCCTCTACACCCAGCGCAAGCCCGGAATCGACGGCGGCAAGACGGCGATCCTGGAGCCCGAGGAGCTCGACGACCGCTACTTCATGCTGCGCGTCCGCATCGACGGCGGACAGCTCAGCCTGGAGCAGCTCCGGGTGATCGCCGACATCTCCAACGAGTACGCCAGGGGCACCGCCGACATCACCGACCGGCAGAACATCCAGCTCCACTGGATCGACATCGAGTCGGTGCCGGACATCTGGCAGCGGCTGGAGGCGGTCGGCCTGTCCACCACCGAGGCGTGCGGCGACACTCCCCGCGTCATCCTCGGCTGCCCGCTGGCCGGCATCGACGCCGGCGAGGTGATCGACGGCACCGCCCAGATCCGCGAGATCTACGACCGGTACATCGGCGACAAGGCGTTCTCCAACCTGCCGCGCAAGTTCAAGACGGCGGTCAGCGGCTGCACGGCCCACTGCACCGTCCACGAGATCAACGACGTGGCGTTCGTCGGCGTGGTGAACGAGCAGGGCGAGCACGGCTTCGACGTCTGGGTGGGCGGCGGTCTGTCGACCAACCCGATGTTCGCCAAGCGGCTCGGCGCGTTCGTCCGGCCCGAGCAGGTTCACGAGGTGTGGGCCGGGGTCGCCGGCATCTTCCGCGACTACGGCTACCGCCGCCTGCGTCACCGGGCGCGCATCAAGTTCCTCGTCAACGACTGGGGCGCGGAGAAGTTCCGCGAGGTCCTGGAGACCGAATACCTGAAGTACGCCCTGCCGGACGGCCCCGCTCCGGAGGCGCCGCGCGGCGGCCGGCGCGACCACGTCGGGGTGCACCCCCAGCGTGACGGCAACTTCTACGTCGGCTTCGCCCCCCGCGTGGGCCGGGTGGACGGCGACACGCTGCACCGCATCGCCGACATCGCCGAGCGGCACGGCTCCACCCGGGTCCGTACGACGGTCGAGCAGAAGATGGTCATCCTCGACGTCGCCCCCGACAAGGTGGAGTCGATCGTGGCGGAGCTGGAGGCCGCCGATCTCCAGGTGAACCCGTCCACGTTCCGCCGCCAGACGATGGCCTGCACCGGCATCGAATACTGCAAGCTCGCGATCGTCGAGACCAAGGCCACCGCGTCGGCCCTGATCGACGAGCTGGAGCGGCGCCTTCCGGACTTCGCCGAGCCGCTGACGATCAACGTCAACGGCTGCCCGAACTCCTGCGCCCGCATCCAGGTGGCCGACATCGGCCTCAAGGGCCAGCTTGTGGTCAACGACAAGGGCGAGCAGGTCGAAGGCTTCCAGGTGCACCTGGGCGGCTCGGTCGGTCTCAACCCGAGCTTCGGCCGCAAGGTCCGCGGTCTCAAGACCACCGCCGAGGATCTGCCCGACTACGTCGAGCGGGTCGTCCGCAACTACGAGAAGCAGAAGAACGCCGGCGAGACCTTCGCCCAGTGGGTCCAGCGCGCCGACGAAGCCGACCTCAAATGA
- a CDS encoding Insertion element protein produces MSTERAAPFYCPYCGEEDLEPYVTEEESHGWYCRSCARAFRVKFLGLGVRS; encoded by the coding sequence ATGAGCACCGAGCGCGCCGCGCCCTTCTACTGCCCGTACTGCGGCGAGGAGGACCTGGAGCCCTATGTGACCGAGGAAGAAAGCCACGGTTGGTACTGCAGGTCCTGCGCCCGCGCCTTCCGGGTGAAATTCCTCGGCCTCGGCGTGCGTTCGTAA
- a CDS encoding phosphoadenylyl-sulfate reductase: MSVAEIEAGLERQRVTLDLQGIVESAARFLEDAPAREIIRWAAATFGDRLCLTSSMSDALLIDLVSRVKPGVDVLFIDTGYHFAETIGTRDAVEAVYQVNVINVKPSRTVEEQDRDLGPRLYGRNPDLCCYLRKVEPLNRALEPYLAWVSGIRRDESPTRANTKVVEWDAKRQMVKINPIARWTQEDVDNYIADNGVLINPLHYDDYPSIGCAPCTRRVAPGEDPRSGRWAGLGKIECGIHL; this comes from the coding sequence ATGTCGGTGGCGGAGATAGAGGCAGGACTGGAGCGGCAGCGGGTGACGCTGGATCTCCAGGGCATTGTGGAGTCCGCGGCGCGCTTCCTTGAGGACGCGCCCGCCCGGGAGATCATCCGTTGGGCCGCGGCCACCTTCGGCGACCGCCTCTGTCTCACCTCGTCGATGAGCGACGCCCTGCTGATCGACCTGGTCAGCAGGGTCAAGCCCGGCGTCGACGTGTTGTTCATCGACACGGGTTACCACTTCGCCGAGACCATCGGCACCCGTGACGCGGTCGAGGCGGTCTACCAGGTCAACGTGATCAACGTGAAGCCGTCCAGGACCGTCGAGGAACAGGACCGCGACCTGGGGCCGCGCCTGTACGGGCGCAACCCCGACCTGTGCTGCTACCTGCGCAAGGTCGAGCCGCTCAACCGGGCGCTCGAGCCGTACCTCGCCTGGGTGTCGGGCATCCGCCGCGACGAGTCGCCCACCAGGGCGAACACCAAGGTCGTGGAGTGGGACGCCAAGCGGCAGATGGTGAAGATCAACCCCATCGCCCGGTGGACCCAGGAGGACGTCGACAACTACATCGCCGACAACGGCGTCCTGATCAACCCGCTGCACTACGACGACTATCCCTCGATCGGCTGCGCCCCCTGCACCCGGCGGGTGGCGCCGGGCGAGGACCCGCGCAGCGGCCGCTGGGCCGGCCTCGGCAAGATCGAGTGCGGCATCCACCTGTGA
- a CDS encoding sirohydrochlorin chelatase, giving the protein MTTVAHTGAPLIAVAHGSRDPRAAATVEALLDGVRQARPGLDVRAAYLDHATPSLPQALSGLDEAVVLPLLLTAAYHSRVDIPAALREAAGRTPLLRAVCGPTLGPHPLLVRALERRLAEAGVEIGDPDTAVVLVSAGSSDRRANATIAAVAREWARTRPWWSVSAAYASAAAPTPRDEVVRLTRAGAPKVVVAPYLLAPGYFADMVERDTLEAGAHAVAAVLGPAPELVTLLLERHAQAVRAASAAA; this is encoded by the coding sequence GTGACGACCGTCGCGCACACAGGCGCACCGCTGATCGCGGTGGCGCACGGGTCCCGCGACCCGCGCGCCGCCGCGACCGTGGAGGCGCTCCTCGACGGCGTACGGCAGGCTCGGCCCGGCCTGGACGTCCGCGCCGCCTATCTCGACCACGCCACGCCGTCGCTGCCACAGGCGTTGTCGGGGCTGGACGAGGCCGTCGTGCTCCCCCTGCTGCTCACCGCCGCCTACCACAGCCGGGTGGACATCCCGGCGGCGCTGCGGGAGGCCGCCGGCCGTACGCCGCTGCTGCGGGCCGTCTGCGGCCCCACCCTCGGCCCCCACCCGCTGCTCGTACGCGCACTCGAACGCCGCCTCGCCGAGGCCGGCGTGGAGATCGGCGACCCGGACACCGCGGTGGTGCTCGTCTCGGCCGGCTCCAGCGACCGCCGGGCGAACGCGACGATCGCCGCCGTCGCCCGCGAGTGGGCGCGCACCCGCCCCTGGTGGTCGGTCAGCGCCGCCTACGCCTCGGCCGCCGCGCCCACCCCTCGGGACGAGGTCGTACGGCTGACGCGCGCGGGCGCCCCGAAGGTCGTGGTGGCGCCCTACCTGCTGGCTCCCGGCTACTTCGCCGACATGGTGGAGCGCGACACCCTGGAGGCCGGGGCACACGCCGTGGCCGCCGTCCTCGGGCCCGCTCCCGAACTGGTCACGCTCCTGCTCGAACGCCACGCCCAGGCCGTACGCGCCGCCTCCGCGGCCGCCTGA
- a CDS encoding GNAT family N-acetyltransferase: MTDDGRTLIRIAEEADAAVIARIHMTSRSATMPYLPPQKRSHEQVTGWVQDVVLKRCRTWVAVRDAEIIGYAALDGDMLEDLYLRPDVRRQGVGTLLLDEVRRHSPDGVSLHVFQQNTDARAFYESHGFTVLDTSDGDRNMENLPDMTLRWTPDSSR, encoded by the coding sequence GTGACCGATGACGGCAGGACCTTGATCCGAATCGCGGAGGAAGCGGACGCTGCTGTGATCGCGCGGATCCACATGACCTCCCGGTCGGCGACCATGCCCTACCTCCCTCCGCAGAAGCGCAGTCACGAGCAGGTGACCGGGTGGGTCCAGGACGTCGTGCTCAAACGGTGTCGCACGTGGGTCGCCGTGCGTGACGCGGAGATCATCGGCTATGCGGCCCTCGACGGCGACATGCTCGAAGACCTCTATCTGCGCCCGGACGTCCGCCGGCAGGGAGTCGGCACGCTGCTGCTCGACGAGGTCAGGCGGCACAGCCCCGACGGGGTGTCGTTGCACGTCTTCCAGCAGAACACCGATGCCCGCGCGTTCTACGAGAGCCACGGTTTCACCGTCCTCGACACCAGCGACGGTGATCGCAACATGGAGAACCTGCCCGACATGACGCTTCGCTGGACGCCCGACAGCAGCCGGTGA
- a CDS encoding SigE family RNA polymerase sigma factor — protein sequence MRDRADFERYVEQRSERLLRTAYLLCRDWATAEDLLQTALAKAWLAWRRVGENPDPYVYRILTNTHASWWRRRWRGEQPVDVLPEPAVGDPADLLGSRDAVRQALTCLPPKQRAVIVLRYFADLGDAQIAEILGCSAATVRSQASRALARLRVDSAARSAMSLEG from the coding sequence ATGCGCGACCGGGCCGACTTCGAGCGCTATGTCGAGCAGCGCTCGGAGCGACTGCTGCGGACGGCCTACCTGCTCTGCCGTGACTGGGCCACCGCCGAGGACCTGCTCCAGACGGCGCTGGCCAAAGCGTGGCTGGCCTGGCGCAGGGTCGGCGAGAACCCCGACCCGTACGTCTACCGCATCCTGACCAACACCCACGCCTCCTGGTGGCGCCGACGCTGGCGCGGCGAGCAGCCGGTCGACGTGCTGCCGGAACCGGCCGTCGGCGACCCGGCCGACCTGCTCGGCTCCCGCGACGCCGTACGGCAGGCCCTCACCTGCCTGCCGCCGAAACAGCGCGCCGTGATCGTGCTGCGTTACTTCGCCGATCTGGGCGACGCCCAGATCGCGGAAATCCTGGGCTGCTCGGCCGCCACCGTTCGAAGTCAGGCGAGCAGGGCGCTGGCCAGGCTGCGTGTCGATTCCGCCGCCCGCTCCGCGATGAGCCTGGAGGGCTGA